A window from Salvia miltiorrhiza cultivar Shanhuang (shh) chromosome 2, IMPLAD_Smil_shh, whole genome shotgun sequence encodes these proteins:
- the LOC131010129 gene encoding heavy metal-associated isoprenylated plant protein 47-like, whose amino-acid sequence MKRKIVIKLPMHNDKAKSKALKIVVAEEGVISVNIGKEIDMLEVMGEGVDSVCLVKALRKKFCFADILSIEEVKAEKPPQTPPPPPCVLQWPPPPLPICECNYDYCSIL is encoded by the exons ATGAAG CGAAAGATTGTGATCAAATTGCCAATGCATAATGATAAGGCTAAGTCAAAGGCCTTGAAGATTGTTGTGGCCGAAGaag GAGTGATCTCAGTGAATATCGGAAAAGAAATTGATATGCTTGAAGTGATGGGAGAAGGAGTTGATTCTGTGTGTTTGGTCAAAGCTCTTAGGAAGAAATTTTGTTTTGCTGATATTTTAAGCATTGAAGAAGTGAAGGCTGAGAAGCCGCCAcagacgccgccgccgccgccctgcgTGCTGCagtggccgccgccgccactccCTATATGCGAGTGCAAttatgattattgctccattttGTAA